The Christiangramia flava JLT2011 region ATGATTGATTTGGCTTCTGTTAAATAAGCTGCTTTTCCCTGTTCGTTATTGGGATAATAGAAGCGTTCTTCCTTCCGCATAAAATCAAAGAAATCCTGAAGCGACCCATCAAAACCAGTCTCCTCCATGATCTTTTCCATTTCACCGTGAATCCTGGCTACCTCGCTAAGCCCCAGCTGGTGGATCTCCTCAGCGCTCATGTTCGTGGTGGTGATGCGTTTCAGTGCCTTGTTATAGAATTCCTCACCTTTCGGGAATTTCCAGGCACCGGCATCATCATTTGCTCGTTTTTGCTGGTTTTCAAGAAAATCGATCAGGTGTTCGTAACCCGGTTTCACGTGGGCCACCAGTGCCTGCTCGGCTTCTCCTATCAGCCCGGTTTTTTGATCTTCGGAAATAGCCAATTTATTCACCTTCTTCTGAAAATCTTCCAGCAATACACTGCTTTCCGAAGACTTCTGAAAAGGTTTACCCTTGATCAAATTCCGCGAGGCGTCGAGTGTGCGGTCAAATACGAATTTTGGCGGGATGATCCCGTTCTGTTCCCGCAAACGAAGGCCTTCAACAATATCTTCCAACGCCTTTTCCATACCCACCAGTCGGGAAATATAGGCCTTGGCATCAGGCACCGAATCGATGCGGTGCATATTGATCAAAAATGACGGAAGCTCGGCGTGATAACCGTGCATCTGGTTGATCGGGTAATTATAAAAGCGAAAGTCATAATCAGCAATTTCGTCTTCGATCTGCTTTCGGTAGAGGTCGTAACTCAGGCGTGTTTCTTCATTCAAAGCGGCTGTATCCACCTTTTCCAGGTGATCGAGACGAGTTCGTGCCTGTTCCAGTTCTTTAGCGAAACGGGTATGTGAAAAATCATCCCATTGGCCATAATCGGTTTTAAGCCCCATCCTCGTTTGCATCATGGGCGATTCGGAAACTTCTACCTGGAACTGCTCTTCGAAATACTGGTTTAGCGCTGCGGAATGCTCCTGGATTTCAGCAGCCGAAAACTGCTCTTCCTGCGGTTCATTTTTGCAGGAACTCAGCATGACGACCAGGGAAAGACAGGCGATATGGATCGTTTTCATACTATTCTTCAAGAAGATGGAATTTAACAGAAGAATCCCCAAAAACGGTATGCGTCTGCTTCTGGAAGTCTTCTTTTTTAGCTTCAAAGATATTGTCTACATAGGTTTGCGGGTTGAGATCGATCAACGGAAACCAGGTGCTCTGAACCTGGATTTGCAATTTATGCCCTTTTTGGAAGGTGTGATTGATTCCCTGGAGGGTGATATTCACATCGGTTTTTTTATTGGGCGTAAACGGTTCCGGTTTTTCAAAACTATTACGGAAACGACCTCGCATTACTTCACTGCGCACCATCATATGGTAATTGCTCATTTTAAGCGAGGGCATGGTTTCCTCGTAGTTTTCAGCATCTGGCGGATATACATCGATGACCTTCACGACCCAGTCTGCAGCAGTTCCGGTGGTTGCCACCTTCAGGTTCGCCTGGATCTCTCCAACCAGCTTCATGTCTTCCTGCAATACATCGGTTTCAAAAACCAGCACATCTGGACGACGCGCCGCAAAACGCTGGTCACCGCTCATATATTCTCGCGGTGTAAACACCATTTTGATCTCGTTGTTATAGGAAACTGGTTTTTTAGGATCGCTCACAAAACTTACTTCCGTAGTATTGGGCGTATTGGTGAGTTTCTGATCCGGACCAAGATACCAGGTTTTGTTCTTGGTAGCTTTTGGCGGCCATTGCTGGTAATCATTCCACTCGCGGGCACCCGTATCATAAATATGTGCCTCCGGAAGGCGAATTTGATCCTTGGTCTTTTTCTTTAGAAAATGGTCAAAAAAGACGGTTTCGTAATCTCGCTGGAAATGCGTGTTGATGCTATCGCCAAAATAAACGTTTCCCACCGACTGTCTTCCCTGCTCTCTCGCCCAGTCGCCATGACTCCAGGGACCATACACGATCATATTGAAGTTATCGCCGTTCTGCTCCATACTGTCGTAAATATGGAACGGGCCGTAAAGGTCCTCGGCGTCAAAAAGTCCTCCAACGATCATCACCGCCGGTTTGATATCCTTCATATACTGGGTGATTCCGCGAGATTGCCAGAACTCGTCATAATTCGGATGAGATTTCAGCTGTTGCCAAAACTCGTTGTCTTCTTTATAATATTCGTCCAGGTTACTCAAAGGACCTTCGTCCAAAAAGAACTGGTACTGGTCCTGTGTGCCCAGATCTGGCAACTGGTACCAGGCGGTATCCACAGGTTTTGTTTTTTGGTAACCAAAAAGCGCCGTGGCTCTCCAATAGCTCAAAAGGTAGGCGCCATTATGATGAAAATCATCAAAAAAGAAATCGCTGATGCTCGCCTGCGGTGAAGCCGCTTTCAGGGCAGGGTGACCACTTAACAAGGAATATGTTGAATAGAATCCGGGATAGGAAATTCCCCAGGTCCCAACATTCCCATTATTATTTTCCACATTATTGATCAGCCATTCAATGGTATCGTAAGTATCGCTGGCTTCATCGGTCTGATCTCCTTTTTTATTCGGGATGAACGCACGCATATTGTCGTATTGGCCTTCACTCATCCAGCGGCCACGCACATCCTGGTAAACGATAATGTATCCCTCCTTCATCAGGAATTCGTTGGGACCGATCTTCTGGCGAAATTGTCCTTCTCCGTAAGGCCGCGAGCTGTAAGGTGTTCGCTGCATCAGGATTGGATATTCTTCCGAAGTGTCTTTAGGCGAATAGATCGTAGTGTGCAGTTTGATGCCATCCCGCATGGGAATGTCCACTTCCATTTTGGTGTAATGATCTTGAACTGAATACGTTGAATCCTGGGCCTGCGTTGGTGAAATGATGAATAATAAGAGCATAACCCAGAGGATACGGTAACTGAATTTCATGGAATACGGTTTTAAGCTCCTAAATATAGAAATAACCCGCTTAAACCTAAAGCATTTGCAGCAATACTTACCCGAAACTCACCTGCAGGATTTCCCGAGTTTCCGGCTCCACTTTAAAGCGATCATCGGCACGGTGGTTCACGATCCAGACAATTTCCTCACCGCTGCAGAGAATCCAGGTGTCTTCTTTCTCCGGAATTGAAAATTTCTCGTCCCTGAAATAATCTTTCAGTTTCTTTTTACCCTTCATCCCAAAAGGATGGAAATAATCGCCCTTTTTCCAGCGCCTGATGACCAGCGGAAAATTCAGCTTTTCTCTTGCGACATAGATCTTGTTCGCAGCGGTTTCTCCAATTTCAGAAACAGGCTTAACCCGGAGGATCCCCCCGGGAATCATGAGGAATTTCTCATTTTCTTCAAATACATAGTGCTTCCGGCCAGTTTTTACGCGCCGCTCGGTAAGCAGTAGGGTCTCGCGGTCCCTGATAAGGCGATGGGTGGGCGAAAACACCATTTTCCCGCTCTGGGCATCCACCAGGTTGTAAACATCATCCCATTCCGTAAAGCGGAACGATTTCAGCAGCTGGTATAAGATCTGGTTCTTGCTGGGTATTTTTTTCAGAAAATCGAGATCGATCTGGTAACCATAGAGGTCTTTCTGAACGAGCTTTGGGTACAGCAGGCTGATATAATCCTCCACCAGGTCCATATTTTCGCGCAGGTGATCCTGGGTTTTGGCAAAGCTTTGCAACAGCTGCGGGTTCAATTCCATCATCACCGGAACCAGTTGGTGCCTGATCTTGTTCCGCATGTATTTATCTGAAGCATTGCTGCTGTCTTCTCGCCATTCCAGCTTATTTTCCGCAGCATAGGCCTCGATTTCCTTTCTACTGAAACTGAGCAGCGGCCTGATGACCTTATGATTTTTCTCACTGATGCCGCTCAGACCTTCCGGGCCGGTGCCGCGAATGAGATTGATCAGGAAAGTTTCCAGGTTGTCATTGGCATGATGAGCGGTAAGAATATATTCATGGCGGTTGGTCTTCCGCAGTTCTTCAAACCACTCGTAGCGAAGGTCACGCGCTGCCATTTGAGTGGAAATTCCTTTTTCCGAAGCATATTTTTCCGTTTGAAAGGCCTGCGTAAAAAATGGCACTTCCAGCTGCTCTGCAAAGTTCCGAACAAAAGACTCGTCCCCATCGCTTTCTTCCCCGCGCAACATGAAATTACAGTGGGCGATCGAAAAATCGAGATGGGCATGCGCGCAGAGACAGGCCAGCACCATACTGTCCACGCCGCCGCTTACCGCCAGCAACAGCCTGGTGTTACAAAGGTACGGGAAACGGGTTTTTATCAGGTTCTTAAATTCCTTTTCCATGGAAATTCAAAATTACAAAGCAGGCGCAAATCTATTCTACCTTACCGGAAAGCACCTGCAACATTGCGCGTGCTTTGATCATACATTCTTCATATTCTTTCTCCGGAATGGAACTGGCCGTGATAGCGCCACCTACTGAAAAGGAAAGATACTGGTTTTTCACGTTATAAAGAATACTGCGAATCACAACATTGAAATCAAAATCCCCATCAGGGCTAAAATAACCCACGGCACCGCTGTAGAGCCCCCTTCGGGTTTCTTCCAGCTCTTCGATGATCTTCATGGCAGAAATCTTGGGAGCGCCGGTCATGCTGCCCATGGGAAAGCTGGTCCTCAAGGCTTCCACCGGTGGGATTCCTTCCGCAATGCGGGCACGAACCGATGATATGAGCTGGTGAACCTGCGTGAAGGTATAGACCTTGCAAAGCTCATCAACCCGCACGCTGCCTTTTTCAGCGATACGGGACAGGTCATTTCTTACCAAATCCACGATCATCACATTTTCTGAATGTTCCTTCGGGTCGTTCTCGAGCGCTTCAATAATTTGCTGATCTTCTTCCCGGTCTTCTGCCCGCCTTGCCGTTCCTTTGATTGGCTGTGACAATAATTCACTGCCTTTTTTCTTTAAATATCGTTCCGGTGATGCCGAAATAAGGTTGTAGTCTTCCAGTTGCAAAAAAGCCGCAAACGGCGGATTCGAAATCTCGTTCAGCGACTGATAGACCTGGAAAGGTGAGACTTCCACATTGGCTGCATAAAATTCCTGGCAAAAATTGGCTTCGTAGATATCGCCTCGATGAATGTAGCGCAGCAGCTGTTCCAGTTTTTCAAAATAGTCGG contains the following coding sequences:
- a CDS encoding DUF885 domain-containing protein, which encodes MKTIHIACLSLVVMLSSCKNEPQEEQFSAAEIQEHSAALNQYFEEQFQVEVSESPMMQTRMGLKTDYGQWDDFSHTRFAKELEQARTRLDHLEKVDTAALNEETRLSYDLYRKQIEDEIADYDFRFYNYPINQMHGYHAELPSFLINMHRIDSVPDAKAYISRLVGMEKALEDIVEGLRLREQNGIIPPKFVFDRTLDASRNLIKGKPFQKSSESSVLLEDFQKKVNKLAISEDQKTGLIGEAEQALVAHVKPGYEHLIDFLENQQKRANDDAGAWKFPKGEEFYNKALKRITTTNMSAEEIHQLGLSEVARIHGEMEKIMEETGFDGSLQDFFDFMRKEERFYYPNNEQGKAAYLTEAKSIIDRMRVRLPELFNTLPKADVRVKAVEPFREKSAGKAFYQDPAIDGTRPGTYYVNLYDMNAMPKYEMEALAYHEGIPGHHMQIAIAQELDSIPEFRKFAFYTAYVEGWGLYSEYIPKEMGFYKDPYSDFGRLSMELWRSCRLVVDTGIHAKKWTRQEGIEFYKENTPAPESQCIKMVERHIVMPGQATAYKIGMNKILELREKAMNKLGDDFDMAAFHDVILKEGALPLNILERRVDKWIHSQI
- a CDS encoding CocE/NonD family hydrolase translates to MKFSYRILWVMLLLFIISPTQAQDSTYSVQDHYTKMEVDIPMRDGIKLHTTIYSPKDTSEEYPILMQRTPYSSRPYGEGQFRQKIGPNEFLMKEGYIIVYQDVRGRWMSEGQYDNMRAFIPNKKGDQTDEASDTYDTIEWLINNVENNNGNVGTWGISYPGFYSTYSLLSGHPALKAASPQASISDFFFDDFHHNGAYLLSYWRATALFGYQKTKPVDTAWYQLPDLGTQDQYQFFLDEGPLSNLDEYYKEDNEFWQQLKSHPNYDEFWQSRGITQYMKDIKPAVMIVGGLFDAEDLYGPFHIYDSMEQNGDNFNMIVYGPWSHGDWAREQGRQSVGNVYFGDSINTHFQRDYETVFFDHFLKKKTKDQIRLPEAHIYDTGAREWNDYQQWPPKATKNKTWYLGPDQKLTNTPNTTEVSFVSDPKKPVSYNNEIKMVFTPREYMSGDQRFAARRPDVLVFETDVLQEDMKLVGEIQANLKVATTGTAADWVVKVIDVYPPDAENYEETMPSLKMSNYHMMVRSEVMRGRFRNSFEKPEPFTPNKKTDVNITLQGINHTFQKGHKLQIQVQSTWFPLIDLNPQTYVDNIFEAKKEDFQKQTHTVFGDSSVKFHLLEE
- the tilS gene encoding tRNA lysidine(34) synthetase TilS is translated as MEKEFKNLIKTRFPYLCNTRLLLAVSGGVDSMVLACLCAHAHLDFSIAHCNFMLRGEESDGDESFVRNFAEQLEVPFFTQAFQTEKYASEKGISTQMAARDLRYEWFEELRKTNRHEYILTAHHANDNLETFLINLIRGTGPEGLSGISEKNHKVIRPLLSFSRKEIEAYAAENKLEWREDSSNASDKYMRNKIRHQLVPVMMELNPQLLQSFAKTQDHLRENMDLVEDYISLLYPKLVQKDLYGYQIDLDFLKKIPSKNQILYQLLKSFRFTEWDDVYNLVDAQSGKMVFSPTHRLIRDRETLLLTERRVKTGRKHYVFEENEKFLMIPGGILRVKPVSEIGETAANKIYVAREKLNFPLVIRRWKKGDYFHPFGMKGKKKLKDYFRDEKFSIPEKEDTWILCSGEEIVWIVNHRADDRFKVEPETREILQVSFG
- the pabB gene encoding aminodeoxychorismate synthase component I, which produces MRTSKSFKLAEPDIFKKKLLSWSRQFREIAWLDSNNYESNTGEYEAVLAVEAFTAIKTDHFGAFDKLKEYQETTADWIFGYLSYDLKNDVEDLKSANFDGLQFPDLYFFQPQKLIFLKEHTAEFVYLRMVDDEIDGDFEAIRQTEVEEVASLPQLSMQPRISKTDYFEKLEQLLRYIHRGDIYEANFCQEFYAANVEVSPFQVYQSLNEISNPPFAAFLQLEDYNLISASPERYLKKKGSELLSQPIKGTARRAEDREEDQQIIEALENDPKEHSENVMIVDLVRNDLSRIAEKGSVRVDELCKVYTFTQVHQLISSVRARIAEGIPPVEALRTSFPMGSMTGAPKISAMKIIEELEETRRGLYSGAVGYFSPDGDFDFNVVIRSILYNVKNQYLSFSVGGAITASSIPEKEYEECMIKARAMLQVLSGKVE